One genomic segment of Megalopta genalis isolate 19385.01 unplaced genomic scaffold, iyMegGena1_principal scaffold0060, whole genome shotgun sequence includes these proteins:
- the LOC143261652 gene encoding uncharacterized protein LOC143261652 — MRQRDIRRRLLSRERSWSRFGIQTLGQYSDLYLKLDVLLLADVFENFREKSLENYKLDPAHYYTLPGFEWDAMLKLTKIELELFTDVDMFLFVERGIRGGLSQCSHRYARANNKYMSTYDSAEPSSYLMYFDVNNFYGWAMSQPLPHRGFQWVDDTSNFNIDSVPIDSPVGYILEVDLEYPQEIHDAHADLPYCLIHEVVTLQKKLLTTLSDKNRYVLHYRYLQQCLRYNLKLKKIHRILKFEQSCWLRRYIDLNTRLRANANNDFSKNLFKLMNNAVFGKTMENVRNHVNVKLLSRWSGRHGAKHLIARPNFHSCTVFSEDFVAVQMNQFSIKFYKPIYIGMSVLDISKLHLYDFHYGYMLPNFQERCRILYTDTDSLIYQIICDDAYEMIKRDIHRYDTSNYDRNNVYGVPIANNKVLGLMKDENGGKIMTEFVGLRSKMYAIRVQDKDDVKKIKGIKTNVTIKNITFDDYLACLHDHLEKSVCVKLIMSIQHQVYSVSQSKLALSPYDDKRYILNNSIETLPWGHYKIAKGGEGEIIHIPLPINVLTSPPPPSIETFHSLFITCHFNTHNIMVTYSPSTWGRTLGTRITHNSHVYITLSIWA; from the exons ATGCGACAGCGAGATATCCGACGTCGACTATTGTCACGCGAACGAAGTTGGTCACGTTTCGGTATACAAACGTTAGGACAGTACAGCGACTTGTACTTGAAATTGGATGTGTTGTTGTTGGCCgacgtgtttgaaaattttcgcgaaaagtCGCTCGAGAATTATAAACTCGATCCAGCGCACTATTATACGTTGCCCGGTTTCGAGTGGGACGCGATGCTAAAATTGACGAAGATCGAGTTGGAATTGTTCACCGACGTTGACATGTTTTTGTTCGTGGAACGGGGAATACGAGGTGGGTTGAGTCAATGTTCGCAtcgttacgcgcgcgcgaataacaagtatatgtCGACGTACGATTCGGCCGAACCGTCTAGCTATCTGATGTATTTCGATGTTAATAATTTCTATGGCTGGGCCATGTCGCAGCCTTTGCCGCACAGGGGTTTCCAATGGGTTGACGATACGAGTAATTTCAACATCGATTCCGTGCCGATCGACAGTCCCGTCGGGTACATTTTAGAAGTTGACTTAGAGTATCCTCAGGAAATTCATGATGCTCATGCGGATCTTCCCTATTGCCTGATTCACGAGGTTGTGACGTTGCAAAAGAAACTGTTGACAACGCTTAGCGATAAGAATCGTTACGTACTCCATTATCGATACCTCCAGCAATGTTTgaggtataatttaaaattaaagaaaattcatcggatactgaagtttgaacaatcatgttggttacgtcgttacatagatttaaatacgaggttgcgcgccaacgcaaacaatgacttctcgaagaatctgttcaaactgatgaacaatgcaGTGTTTGGAAAAACGATGGAAAACGTTCGAAATCATGTAAACGTAAAGTTGCTCTCGCGATGGAGCGGTCGACACGGTGCTAAGCATTTAATAGCTCGTCCAAATTTCCATAGCTGTACCGTATTCTCCGAGGATTTTGTCGCAGTTCAAATGAACCagttttctattaaattttataaacctatttacataggcatgtcagtgttggacatatcaaaattacatttgtatgattttcattatggctacatgcttccaaattttcaagaaagatgcaggattttgtacacggacacggacagtttaatttatcagattatttgcgacgacgcgtacgagatgataaaacgtgacattcaccgatacgatacttccaattatgacagaaataaCGTGTACGGCGTTCCGATCGCGAATAATAAAGTATTAGGATTAATGAAGGACGAGAACGGAGGTAAAATCATGACAGAGTTTGTGGGTCTTCGCTCGAAAATGTATGCTATTCGGGTACAAGACAAAGACgatgtaaaaaagattaaaggaattaagactaacgtgacgattaaaaatataactttcgacgactatttagcatgccttcacgatcatttagaaaaatcagtttgcgttaaattgataatgtctatacaacatcaagtgtattcagtatcacagagtaaattagcattgagtccatacgatgataaacgatacattttaaacaattcgatcgaaaccCTTCCTTGGGGACATTATAAAATCGCGAAAGGGGGAGAGGGGGAG ATCATTCATATACCCTTGCCAATCAACGTTCTTACAAGTCCACCTCCTCCCAGCATCGAAACATTCCATTCGCTCTTCATCACTTGTCATTTTAATACTCACAACATTATGGTCACTTATTCCCCATCCACTTGGGGACGAACACTTGGCACACGAATCACTCACAACAGTCACGTCTATATCACTCTGTCCATTTGGGCCTGA